The Henckelia pumila isolate YLH828 chromosome 2, ASM3356847v2, whole genome shotgun sequence genome includes a window with the following:
- the LOC140880018 gene encoding uncharacterized protein has product MEKMKSDAPLDYALFQLSPKRSRCELFVSSNGSTEKIASGLLKPFVTHLKVAEDQVASAAHSVKLEVGRRKNAEVWFTKGTLERFVRFVSTPEVLEMVVTFDSEMSQLEAARKIYSQGPGDQLSGGTTAAEDATKKELLRAIDVRLVAVQEDLSTACARAAAAGFTIDTVSELQMFADKFGAHRLNEACCKLISLCERRPDLMNQWRPVSDDRIIRSSCGSDMSIDVEDLPSSPPPDQEQLATCQQPNTLPLLSSNHTINRESSVEREAVEKKEESSSTSDQNSEPSVQASQPTRRLSVQDRINMFENKQKETSGGKPTVGKSTELRRMSSDVSSSGTTLLRRWSGASDMSIDLSAEKKDTESPSYSQSTASLSQSKQSEEKKALNLIEKAMGSDSVTPEIKVMPSLGRVGDTSESKGGSFNKLESNSNLSPVEYVPLKEEVCNPTQSISFNSRGEHQDNSEEKRSLLDGKNVVLLGLGDQGKLEDSQNSEELSDTVEGVTSQTESPRVKDSSSLTRFKPSASKGGGQSKSLNQREDSEIRDQTVRQSRSKVTHKTLGESGLSDSGPGSKIREAFVSRYKGNGGDSSIAHPDVKSVTEIVGVEKKESHLSEKVTGSSVPSIENSGPQRIKFHKQGLATDQSKKAVQRDDSSSAGIIGGPFSGKFSVDTEESFDSFKTPPLEQAERKRQSKGNQELNDELKMKANELEKLFAEHKLRIPCDQSHLGSKGRPAKMQHESTTSLYHSKPVVGIGSQVSDNYSATEPNRISKNTAKLDATSITKSIDNQNYGEALRKEFSELSVSDGSRGKFYDRYTQKRDAKLREDWSSNRAEKEARLKSMQDSLERSKSDLKAKFSASEDRLDSVSNAHRRAERLRSFNSRSIMKRKQQHLDFGDGEDDEEALNFPERNHLQEDVPLDHPIDGVSSGAQGKKLLPNNRSLSSSTGTSATPGSRSAIRTSSINSRRRRTQPENPLIQSVPNFSELRKENTKPSSGASKTIRSQVRSYSRSKSTSEEAAVVKDEKSHQSQSLRKSSVNHNELRDVSPLDSDGAVLTPIKFDEEVPKNVAAKPFLRKGSRTSYVARASITKQKASVRSEPIKNEEGNNDLASGTEDFENTGKDEEEEEFETLNAEGHEVLDNEEPRLVMETEKFFDSGSENGDNKMAFSQLDKALGSQLPTVVPSGFHPVESMQDWPGESPMSWNSRIQHSFSYPHDLSDVDASVDSPVGSPASWNSQSLSQVESDAARMRKKWGAAQKPMLVANSSNNLSRKDMTRGFKRFLKFGRKNRGSESLVDWISATTSEGDDDTEDGRDPANRSSEDLRKSRMGFSQAQPTDDNEGDFFNEQVQPSQSSIPALPANFKLREDQMSGSSIKAQRPSFFSLSSFRSKGGDTKHR; this is encoded by the exons GAAGGAGCTTTTGAGAGCTATCGATGTAAGGCTTGTTGCAGTTCAGGAGGACTTATCAACAGCCTGTGCTCGTGCTGCTGCTGCTGGTTTTACTATTGACACGGTCTCTGAACTTCAAATGTTTGCAGATAAATTTGGTGCTCATCGTTTAAA TGAAGCATGCTGCAAGTTGATATCACTATGTGAGAGGCGGCCGGATTTAATGAACCAGTGGAGACCTGTGTCTGATGATCGAATAATTCGTTCTTCATGCGGGTCGGACATGTCAATTGATGTCGAAGATCTCCCGTCATCCCCACCACCCGATCAAGAACAACTTGCCACGTGTCAGCAGCCCAATACCCTTCCTTTACTTTCCAGCAATCACACCATCAACAGGGAATCAAGCGTTGAGAGGGAAGCTGTCGAGAAGAAAGAGGAGAGCTCATCGACTTctgatcagaattctgagccaTCAGTTCAGGCAAGTCAGCCTACTAGACGTCTTAGTGTGCAGGATAGGATAAACATGTTTGAAAACAAACAGAAGGAGACATCTGGAGGAAAGCCAACTGTAGGGAAGTCTACTGAACTGAGGCGGATGTCATCTGATGTGTCATCATCTGGAACTACGCTTTTGAGGAGATGGAGTGGTGCTAGTGACATGAGCATCGACCTAAGTGCTGAAAAGAAAGATACTGAGAGCCCGTCTTATTCTCAGTCAACTGCCTCACTCTCTCAGAGCAAGCAGTCAGAGGAGAAAAAAGCTTTGAATTTGATCGAGAAAGCCATGGGTTCTGATTCTGTTACACCAGAGATAAAGGTTATGCCTAGTCTGGGTAGGGTTGGTGATACCAGTGAGTCGAAGGGGGGTTCTTTTAACAAGTTGGAGTCCAATTCTAACTTGAGCCCTGTCGAATATGTTCCCTTGAAAGAAGAAGTGTGTAACCCAACTCAGTCAATATCATTTAATAGCAGGGGTGAGCATCAGGATAATTCAGAAGAGAAGAGATCTTTGCTTGACGGTAAAAACGTGGTTCTTTTGGGGTTGGGTGATCAAGGAAAGTTAGAGGATTCTCAGAATAGTGAAGAGCTTAGTGATACTGTAGAGGGAGTGACTTCGCAGACAGAGTCACCTAGAGTGAAGGATTCATCTTCTTTGACTCGATTTAAGCCTTCTGCAAGCAAAGGTGGTGGGCAGTCTAAAAGTTTAAATCAAAGGGAAGATTCTGAAATAAGAGATCAGACTGTTAGGCAATCACGATCGAAGGTTACCCACAAGACACTGGGAGAATCTGGACTTTCTGATAGTGGTCCTGGTTCAAAAATTCGAGAGGCTTTTGTTTCTCGCTATAAAGGGAATGGAGGGGATTCCTCGATCGCTCACCCAGATGTAAAATCTGTTACAGAAATTGTAGGAGTTGAAAAGAAAGAATCACATTTATCCGAGAAGGTAACCGGTAGTTCTGTGCCAAGTATTGAAAATTCAGGCCCTCAGAGAATAAAGTTCCACAAACAGGGCTTGGCAACTGACCAGAGTAAAAAGGCAGTTCAAAGAGATGACAGCAGTTCTGCCGGAATCATTGGGGGGCCTTTCTCTGGTAAGTTCTCAGTAGACACTGAAGAAAGCTTTGATTCGTTTAAAACGCCGCCTCTAGAGCAAGCTGAAAGAAAAAGACAGTCAAAAGGTAATCAGGAACTTAATGATGAGTTGAAGATGAAAGCAAATGAGCTTGAGAAGCTTTTTGCCGAGCATAAGCTACGAATCCCTTGTGATCAATCTCACTTGGGCTCTAAAGGCAGGCCAGCTAAAATGCAACATGAATCAACAACTAGTTTATACCACTCAAAACCAGTAGTCGGTATCGGTTCCCAAGTTTCTGACAATTACTCGGCCACAGAACCTAACAGGATTTCCAAAAACACAGCCAAGCTTGATGCAACTTCCATCACAAAAAGTATTGATAATCAGAATTATGGTGAAGCTTTACGTAAAGAGTTTTCTGAGCTTTCTGTTTCAGATGGTTCTCGAGGGAAATTCTATGACAGGTATACACAAAAAAGAGATGCAAAACTAAGGGAAGATTGGAGTTCCAACAGAGCAGAGAAAGAAGCTAGATTGAAGTCCATGCAGGATAGTCTTGAGAGGAGTAAATCTGATTTGAAGGCCAAATTTTCAGCTTCTGAAGATAGACTGGATTCAGTATCCAATGCTCATCGACGTGCTGAGAGACTCAGGTCATTTAATAGCAGGTCAATTATGAAAAGAAAGCAG CAACATTTAGATTTTGGTGATGGTGAGGATGACGAAGAAGCATTAAATTTTCCGGAGCGGAATCATCTTCAGGAAGATGTTCCTTTAGATCACCCCATTGATGGGGTCTCTTCAGGTGCACAGGGTAAGAAGCTTTTACCCAACAATAGGAGTCTGTCATCATCAACTGGTACCTCAGCTACTCCTGGTTCAAGATCTGCTATAAGAACTTCCAGCATCAATTCTAGGAGGCGAAGGACACAACCAGAAAATCCACTCATACAATCTGTACCCAACTTCTCTGAACTGAGAAAAGAAAATACCAAGCCATCTTCTGGAGCCAGTAAGACGATTCGTTCACAAGTAAGAAGCTATTCCCGTAGCAAGAGCACTAGCGAAGAAGCAGCGGTTGTGAAGGATGAGAAGTCACACCAATCACAATCATTGAGGAAAAGCTCAGTAAATCATAATGAGTTAAGGGATGTGTCCCCTTTGGACTCTGATGGTGCTGTTTTGACACCGATTAAATTTGACGAGGAAGTTCCCAAGAATGTTGCTGCTAAGCCATTTCTCAGAAAGGGTAGTCGAACAAGCTATGTTGCAAGAGCAAGTATTACAAAACAGAAGGCCTCTGTGCGATCTGAGCCTATAAAAAATGAAGAAGGAAATAACGACTTGGCCTCTGGAACCGAGGACTTTGAGAATACTGGTAAAGATGAAGAAGAGGAGGAATTCGAAACCTTGAATGCTGAAGGTCATGAGGTTTTGGACAATGAAGAACCAAGACTGGTGATGGAAACCGAGAAGTTCTTTGATTCAGGATCAGAAAATGGTGATAACAAGATGGCATTTTCTCAACTTGACAAGGCTTTGGGTTCTCAGTTACCTACGGTTGTACCCTCTGGCTTCCACCCTGTTGAATCTATGCAAGATTGGCCTGGGGAAAGTCCTATGTCATGGAATTCACGCATTCAACATTCATTTTCTTATCCTCATGATTTGTCCGATGTCGATGCATCTGTAGACTCCCCAGTTGGAAGTCCTGCTTCATGGAACTCACAGTCATTAAGTCAAGTAGAGTCTGATGCAGCCCGAATGAGGAAGAAATGGGGAGCAGCTCAGAAGCCAATGTTGGTGGCCAATTCATCCAATAATTTATCCCGCAAAGATATGACTAGGGGATTTAAGCGGTTTCTGAAATTTGGAAGAAAAAATCGTGGCTCGGAGAGTTTGGTTGACTGGATATCTGCAACCACATCAGAAGGAGATGATGATACTGAAGATGGACGTGATCCTGCTAACCGGTCATCAGAAGATCTGAGAAAGTCAAGAATGGGATTTTCTCAAGCTCAACCCACTGATGATAATGAAGGCGACTTTTTCAATGAACAAG TTCAACCTTCACAGAGCTCTATCCCAGCACTTCCAGCCAACTTTAAACTGAGGGAGGATCAAATGTCTGGAAGCTCAATTAAAG CTCAAAGACCATCTTTTTTCTCACTGTCTTCATTTCGGAGCAAGGGAGGTGACACAAAGCATAGATAA